One part of the Aspergillus fumigatus Af293 chromosome 7, whole genome shotgun sequence genome encodes these proteins:
- a CDS encoding opsin family protein: MFDSMLSQTKRPFPLPTSTSSVGPVPTVIPGDTPIFQELGTTGKRTLWVVTVLMGLSSLVFYTLSARVPLSKRVFHTLVSIMTTVSFIVYLALATGSGMAWKHDSLKHTHKHVPDTTQDYFRQVMWLRYLNWFVTEPLSLINLALVSGLPGAHLLVAIAADYVMLGSGLLGTFVGHTSRRWVWFTVSALGYLTTVYHVAINGGKAANNKDAQTRRFFASLSGVTLVVKVLYPIALAAGSLALKMNVDTETVVFAIYDIFTQGLLGYWLILAHDSANGLSLYVDGFWSNGIGNEGAIRISEEDGA, encoded by the exons ATGTTCGACTCGATGTTGTCTCAAACGAAGCGCCCTTTTCCCTTGCCTACTTCGACCTCGTCAGTAGGTCCAGTACCTACCGTTATTCCCGGGGATACCCCCATTTTCCAGGAACTCGGAACGACGGGCAAGCGGACATTATG GGTGGTTACGGTTCTCATGGGACTCTCGTCACTGGTATTCTACACGCTTAGTGCTCGGGTGCCGTTG TCAAAGCGCGTCTTCCACACATTGGTCTCCATCATGACCACCGTCTCATTCATCGTCTACCTTGCCCTCGCAACGGGAAGCGGCATGGCCTGGAAACACGACTCTCTGAAGCATACCCACAAGCATGTCCCCGATACCACGCAGGATTACTTCCGCCAGGTAATGTGGCTGCGCTACCTCAACTGGTTCGTGACCGAGCCACTCAgcctcatcaacctggcgTTGGTATCGGGTCTTCCTGGCGCGCATCTGCTcgtcgccattgctgctgatTATGTTATGTTAGGTTCCGGACTGCTTGGCACCTTCGTGGGGCATACGTCGCGCAGATGGGTCTGGTTCACCGTCAGCGCTCTGGGGTACCTCACTACGGTTTACCATGTTGCAATCAATGGAGGCAAGGCGGCCAATAACAAGGATGCACAGACTAGACGGTTCTTTGCGTCTTTGTCTGGTGTGACTTTGGTTGTCAAAGTGCTGTACCCAAT TGCTCTCGCGGCCGGTTCCCTGGCTTTGAAGATGAATGTCGATACCGAGACGGTTGTCTTCGCCATCTATGACATCTTCACTCAGGGCTTACTCGGGTACTGGTTGATCCTGGCACACGACAGCGCTAATGGATT ATCTCTCTACGTTGACGGATTCTGGTCTAATGGCATCGGAAACGAAGGAGCTATTCGGATCAGCGAGGAGGATGGAGCGTGA
- a CDS encoding cytochrome P450 yields MIWSSVLLGLAGLYAFDYFRRLFNNIRLAQRTGLPYTVLPFAGNSLQVKILLSIRWLPYIINHWLPGWLADIINDETYDYRWTVKDRRAKKLGKMYMVVTAENIVCHIADASLVTQICNARQSFPKPIWQYELLNLYGPNLLTCEDQAWAHHRRHTAPTFNEKNSALVWEESIRQMTEMLHHWQVAGTSEKLHGFVVASTRGDLLKFSLNVLCGAGFGVKLPFKQLPQESTNDPNDVFKDTEKPPEGFSFTFRSAVAYMNLRIMTVVLATMVIPKWIPRALMPWLKSDFEAHRDLEAYLRKLISMGKAEKTADKPDNSQNLVQGLLMSRNKEAASGSSKGIGLTDLEIIGNMHIFTIAGHETTATSLRFTLLLLALHQDVQDWLYEGVLEAAHGEPKDVAQWDYHRMFPKLITPLCVMLEVLRLYPPVVTVPKSTSETPSPLTYQGKQYVLPPRVNINLNTNCLHYSEQYWGPDVAIFYPQRWDARNQNSFLAKNASTQGLAGPGLEFPTVHKPVRGAFIPFSDGFRACLGKKFAQVEFIAALSALSRNYKVELADDSPEGRNDAERVLRESTSVLTLSMREDVPIRFQRRKD; encoded by the exons ATGATCTGGTCGTCAGTTCTACTGGGCCTCGCAGGTCTGTATGCTTTCGACTATTTTCGTCGTCTTTTCAACAACATCCGCCTAGCTCAGCGCACAGGGCTTCCATACACCGTGTTGCCATTTGCTGGGAATAGTTTGCAGGTGAAAATACTGCTCAGTATTAGATGGCTGCCGTATATCATCAACCACTGGCTCCCTGGCTGGCTGGCCGATATCATAAACGACGAAACCTATGATTATCGATGGACCGTTAAAGATCGACGTGCAAAAAAGCTAGGGAAAATGTATATGGTCGTCACAGCGGAGAATATAGTTTGCCATATTGCCGATGCTTCCCTCGTCACACAGATATGCAATGCACGTCAAAGCTTCCCCAAGCCGATTTGGCAATATG AGCTTCTCAATCTGTACGGACCAAATCTACTCACG TGTGAAGACCAAGCTTGGGCGCATCACAGGCGTCACACAGCACCAACCTTCAACGAGAAGAATAGTGCACTTGTCTGGGAAGAGTCTATCCGTCAGATGACAGAGATGCTCCATCACTGGCAGGTAGCTGGCACATCAGAGAAGCTGCACGGGTTCGTTGTAGCAAGTACGAGGGGAGACCTCCTAAAATTCAGTTTGAATGTCCTCTGTGGTGCTGGCTTCGGCGTAAAACTTCCCTTCAAGCAATTACCACAAGAGTCGACCAACGACCCCAATGACGTCTTCAAAGATACAGAAAAGCCTCCAGAGGGGTTCAGCTTCACCTTCCGATCTGCGGTGGCGTACATGAACCTAAGGATTATGACAGTGGTTTTAGCAACTATGGTCATACCAAAATGGATTCCCAGAGCATTGATGCCATGGCTTAAATCGGACTTTGAAGCCCATAGGGACTTAGAGGCTTATTTGCGGAAATTGATCAGCATGGGGAAAGCTGAGAAGACAGCTGACAAGCCTGACAACAGTCAAAACTTGGTCCAAGGACTATTAATGTCCAGAAACAAAGAGGCAGCAAGTGGGAGCTCAAAAGGCATTGGACTTACCGATTTGGAAATCATTGGGAATATGCATATTTTCACCATTGCAGGACATGAAACCACGGCAACCTCTTTGCGATTTACTCTGCTACTCTTAGCATTACATCAGGACGTTCAAGACTGGTTATACGAAGGTGTTCTTGAGGCGGCCCACGGTGAACCCAAAGACGTTGCTCAATGGGATTATCACCGCATGTTCCCTAAGCTGATTACACCATTATGCGTGATG CTTGAGGTCCTCCGCCTCTACCCCCCTGTAGTGACGGTACCTAAAAGCACATCCGAAACCCCAAGCCCCCTCACCTATCAAGGCAAGCAGTACGTCCTCCCGCCGCGAGTCAACATTAATCTCAACACAAATTGCCTCCACTATTCAGAACAATACTGGGGCCCAGATGTTGCAATATTCTATCCTCAAAGATGGGATGCAAGAAACCAGAACAGCTTTCTCGCAAAGAATGCGTCGACACAAGGACTTGCTGGACCTGGTCTAGAATTTCCTACCGTTCACAAACCGGTAAGGGGGGCATTCATTCCTTTCAGCGATGGGTTTCGGGCTTGTCTGGGAAAGAAATTTGCCCAAGTCGAATTCATTGCCGCGTTGTCAGCTCTTTCCCGGAATTATAAGGTCGAATTAGCAGATGACAGCCCAGAGGGCCGTAATGATGCGGAAAGAGTGTTAAGAGAGAGCACCTCAGTGCTGACACTATCGATGAGAGAGGATGTTCCAATACGGTTTCAGAGGAGAAAGGACTAG
- a CDS encoding isoleucine--tRNA ligase ISM1, whose amino-acid sequence MPELPRSLTRSWSSTLKLPKSTFPARVTPADQTKYLQRCTDELYAWQRRERPADRPFVLHDGPPYANGDLHIGHALNKILKDIICRVQLAKGKRVRYVPGWDCHGLPIELKALDLQKELGNTGGSIGAAAIRRAARKLAGRTVKEQMKGFRSFGVMADWDGHWKTMDKEFEKRQLGVFREMVDKGLIYRRFKPVYWSPSTGTALAEAELEYKDDHVSTAALVRFPLVSVPPQLAQDPLVQLKDLSAVIWTTTPWTLPANAVIAVHGSLDYMIVQSDTHGQLLIAQSRLEYLEHMLKEDLTVIIPSIRGSELADQTKYRPLFKSADAEPQPIIAADFVTADSGSGLVHCAPGHGMDDYEACVPRGIPAFAPVDDHGRFTDKAMPSDPTRLSGKSVLGEGTVAVLEYIESQGYLLAKHEYEHKYPYDWRSKLPIIIRATEQWFADVADIRDSAVKALEDVRFVPSSGKQRLENFVKNRSEWCISRQRAWGVPIPALYNRATGDAVLTRDSVSHIMSVIDERGIDAWWTDDMNDPAWIPPTLREESASGYRRGTDTMDVWFDSGTSWTEIDTPPRDGCPADVYLEGTDQHRGWFQSGLLTYISHQLASGQTATPRAPFKNLVTHGFTLDEEGRKMSKSIGNVIHPQSIMDGTLLPPLKPRKGKGKQQNKELVYDALGPDALRMWVASSDYTRDVVIGKQVLQTVNTSLHKFRVTFKLLLGALSDFRPQDQLPYSQLQQVDRMALLHLSEMVLTCQKACENFEFYKAVNAMNRWANLQFSAFYMEAIKDRLYTYGESSTSRRAAQTTLFHIYNYLQEILAPITPLLVEETWEHTPEAIKLQCEHPLKRVASTPPIDWLDQSLEADYQEIVGVSSVIKALQEQARGKKQLGSSLQSFVHIVLPEGNSTESALQRNLSELNDMFVVSSVTLGAHGEPVPAAVLDAEWQYSDAYELPSGGKGTVYIYTPQADKCPRCWRYVVPEPHVDGRVCNRCEDVVRDLDASTPGETVTNGTV is encoded by the coding sequence ATGCCGGAATTGCCGCGGTCGCTCACTCGGTCCTGGTCGTCGACGCTGAAACTCCCCAAGTCAACATTCCCCGCACGCGTGACGCCGGCCGACCAGACAAAATACCTACAGCGATGCACCGACGAGCTCTACGCCTGGCAGCGCCGTGAAAGGCCCGCCGACCGTCCATTTGTATTGCACGATGGACCACCCTACGCAAATGGCGACCTTCACATTGGACATGCTCTCAACAAGATATTGAAGGACATAATCTGCCGAGTGCAGCTGGCTAAAGGGAAGCGCGTTCGGTATGTGCCCGGATGGGATTGCCATGGATTACCCATCGAGCTCAAGGCGCTGGATCTTCAGAAAGAGCTTGGAAACACCGGGGGATCTATCGGTGCTGCTGCTATTCGAAGAGCTGCACGCAAGCTGGCAGGGCGGACGGTCAAAGAACAGATGAAAGGCTTCCGAAGCTTTGGCGTGATGGCCGACTGGGACGGCCATTGGAAGACTATGGACAAGGAATTCGAGAAAAGACAACTTGGTGTCTTTCGGGAGATGGTGGATAAGGGATTGATCTATAGAAGGTTCAAACCTGTCTACTGGTCGCCGTCTACCGGGACAGCGCTTGCGGAAGCCGAATTGGAATACAAAGACGATCATGTTTCCACCGCTGCCCTGGTCAGATTTCCTCTCGTCTCAGTTCCACCACAATTGGCTCAAGACCCTCTGGTACAGCTTAAAGACCTCAGTGCCGTTATTTGGACTACGACGCCTTGGACACTTCCCGCCAACGCCGTGATTGCTGTTCACGGATCCTTGGATTATATGATCGTTCAATCGGATACTCATGGGCAGCTTCTTATCGCTCAATCGCGGCTTGAGTACCTGGAACATATGTTGAAGGAGGATCTGACCGTTATCATTCCGTCTATTCGTGGCTCGGAGCTAGCAGACCAGACAAAGTATCGACCGCTTTTCAAGTCAGCCGACGCGGAACCGCAGCCGATCATAGCTGCGGACTTTGTCACTGCCGACTCGGGTTCAGGGCTTGTGCATTGCGCTCCTGGTCATGGTATGGACGACTATGAAGCTTGTGTTCCTCGCGGCATTCCTGCGTTTGCTCCCGTTGATGACCATGGTAGATTCACCGACAAGGCCATGCCCAGTGATCCAACGAGGCTGAGTGGGAAAAGTGTCCTGGGAGAAGGGACTGTCGCTGTGCTCGAGTACATTGAGTCGCAAGGCTACCTACTGGCAAAACATGAGTACGAGCATAAGTATCCGTACGATTGGAGGTCCAAGCTTCCAATCATCATTCGAGCAACTGAACAATGGTTTGCGGATGTAGCAGACATCCGTGACAGCGCTGTAAAGGCTTTGGAGGATGTCAGATTCGTCCCCAGTTCTGGAAAGCAACGCCTGGAGAACTTTGTGAAGAACCGTAGCGAATGGTGCATTTCACGCCAACGTGCCTGGGGTGTCCCAATTCCTGCCCTTTATAATCGGGCCACAGGCGATGCTGTGCTCACCCGGGACAGCGTCTCGCACATCATGTCTGTGATCGACGAACGAGGCATTGATGCATGGTGGACTGACGATATGAATGACCCTGCTTGGATTCCGCCCACACTGCGAGAAGAGTCCGCTTCCGGCTACAGGCGCGGCACTGACACCATGGATGTGTGGTTTGATAGCGGTACAAGCTGGACAGAGATTGACACCCCTCCTCGTGATGGATGTCCAGCGGATGTTTACCTCGAAGGCACTGACCAGCACCGCGGCTGGTTCCAGTCCGGACTTCTCACATACATTTCTCATCAGCTTGCTTCAGGGCAGACTGCTACTCCTCGAGCGCCATTCAAGAACCTTGTCACCCATGGGTTTACTCTCGACGAAGAAGGACGCAAGATGAGTAAGTCCATTGGGAACGTGATCCACCCACAGTCGATCATGGACGGAACCCTTCTACCCCCCCTTAAGCCGAGGAAAGGCAAAGGGAAGCAACAAAACAAAGAGCTAGTATACGATGCTCTGGGGCCTGATGCGCTTCGAATGTGGGTTGCAAGCAGCGACTACACACGGGACGTTGTGATAGGAAAACAAGTGCTTCAGACCGTCAACACCAGCTTGCACAAATTCCGTGTGACATTCAAGCTCCTTCTGGGTGCTCTGTCCGACTTCCGGCCACAGGACCAACTTCCGTACAGTCAGTTGCAGCAGGTGGACCGCATGGCACTTTTGCACCTGTCCGAGATGGTCCTCACCTGTCAAAAAGCATGCGAAAATTTCGAGTTCTACAAGGCTGTAAACGCAATGAACCGGTGGGCTAATCTTCAATTTTCGGCCTTCTACATGGAGGCGATCAAGGACCGTCTCTACACCTATGGGGagagcagcaccagcagacGCGCCGCTCAGACGACCCTGTTCCACATCTATAACTACCTTCAGGAAATACTGGCTCCTATCACGCCCTTACTTGTGGAAGAGACCTGGGAACATACCCCCGAAGCCATCAAGCTGCAATGTGAGCATCCCTTGAAGCGTGTAGCCTCGACGCCGCCTATCGACTGGTTGGACCAGTCTCTCGAGGCTGATTATCAGGAAATCGTAGGGGTGAGTTCTGTCATCAAGGCTCTGCAAGAGCAAGCGAGAGGCAAGAAGCAACTAGGCTCTTCTCTCCAGTCATTCGTTCATATCGTGTTACCTGAGGGCAATTCGACAGAGTCCGCCTTGCAACGCAATCTGTCAGAGCTCAATGACATGTTCGTTGTCTCTTCAGTGACACTCGGCGCGCACGGAGAGCCGGTCCCGGCTGCCGTTCTTGACGCAGAGTGGCAGTACAGCGACGCGTATGAACTTCCCAGCGGAGGGAAGGGAACTGTGTACATCTACACGCCACAAGCGGATAAGTGTCCTCGTTGCTGGCGATATGTTGTCCCAGAACCTCACGTTGATGGTAGAGTGTGCAATCGTTGTGAGGATGTTGTGCGAGACCTTGATGCGTCAACACCTGGCGAGACTGTTACTAATGGCACTGTCTGA